The following coding sequences lie in one Alloacidobacterium dinghuense genomic window:
- a CDS encoding VWA domain-containing protein, producing MAVALAFFMLGGFQQQQQSIPDAPAPQAAGDLSGLRNQVAPGKATSPDAVQATPPPTAPPPSQTSSSSDAQPTPQQDNTPQQESPEIPKAGDSGAFLIRTGITYVDVPVTVRDKKHQLVAGLTWRQFKIFEDGVRQRIAFFSVDPRPISTAFVIDQSLPSDVMAKVNQSLSAVTGAFTPADTVAIFAYNSGTSMVSDFTGAQGARLPAAFEKAKSSGRDMGVVSPGGPLDNGMTINGKQVDPNLSPQRGNAGFIVIPKEIHPLNDAILAAAKVLAQQPKERRKVLYVISDGKESGSKASYKEVVRYLLTNNISVYGTLVGDSAMWGVGYLDKWHIPLLPTMRDNIMPKYALATGGALESQFSENGIQTSFAKITDSVRSAYTLGYYTRAGVMSDRFHKITVNVEVPNLEVTAKDGYYPSASMRQ from the coding sequence TTGGCAGTAGCGCTGGCCTTTTTTATGCTGGGGGGATTCCAGCAGCAACAGCAGAGCATTCCGGATGCTCCAGCGCCGCAAGCTGCCGGTGATCTTTCCGGCCTGAGAAATCAAGTAGCGCCGGGCAAGGCAACTAGCCCGGATGCCGTTCAGGCAACGCCTCCACCTACCGCGCCGCCGCCGTCACAGACATCGTCTTCGTCGGATGCTCAGCCCACGCCGCAGCAGGACAATACGCCGCAGCAGGAGTCACCTGAGATTCCGAAGGCGGGTGATTCGGGGGCCTTCCTCATTCGTACGGGGATCACCTATGTCGATGTGCCCGTGACCGTGCGTGATAAGAAGCATCAGCTTGTGGCTGGTCTGACCTGGCGGCAATTCAAGATATTTGAAGACGGTGTGCGGCAACGGATTGCGTTTTTCTCTGTAGATCCGCGACCGATATCGACTGCTTTTGTCATCGACCAGAGCCTGCCTTCCGATGTGATGGCCAAGGTGAACCAGAGCCTGTCAGCGGTTACCGGAGCCTTCACTCCAGCCGACACGGTGGCAATTTTCGCCTACAACAGCGGGACAAGCATGGTGTCGGATTTCACTGGCGCACAGGGTGCCCGGCTGCCGGCAGCTTTCGAGAAGGCAAAATCCTCTGGACGGGATATGGGTGTGGTTTCACCGGGCGGTCCTCTGGATAACGGGATGACGATCAACGGTAAGCAAGTGGATCCGAATCTCTCTCCCCAGCGTGGCAACGCGGGCTTCATCGTGATTCCTAAGGAAATTCATCCGCTGAACGACGCGATTCTCGCCGCAGCCAAGGTACTGGCGCAACAGCCAAAAGAACGCCGCAAAGTGCTCTATGTCATCAGCGATGGCAAGGAGTCAGGCAGCAAAGCTTCCTACAAGGAAGTAGTTCGCTATCTGCTCACGAATAATATTTCGGTCTACGGTACGCTGGTAGGTGACTCGGCAATGTGGGGAGTCGGCTATCTGGACAAATGGCATATCCCGCTGTTGCCCACGATGCGTGACAACATCATGCCGAAATACGCGCTGGCCACCGGCGGCGCGCTGGAATCGCAATTCTCTGAGAACGGCATCCAGACGAGTTTCGCCAAGATTACCGATTCAGTGCGTTCTGCATATACGCTCGGCTATTACACACGGGCCGGCGTCATGAGCGATCGATTCCACAAAATCACAGTGAATGTCGAAGTCCCGAACCTTGAAGTGACGGCGAAAGACGGGTACTATCCGTCCGCCTCCATGCGGCAATGA
- a CDS encoding DMT family transporter produces MMTGGGEASALALLAAVVWGTSDFCGGIVTRRTTPAIVLMIAHGLGLLALLAALAIHPSGLPTRHTVVFGLIAGLAGGVGLLALYRGLSLGSMGLVAALSGVLAAAVPVLVSFFTEARPSLLKLAGFAVAGVAIWLIAYAPGTEAHPHGLGLGVLAGVCFGLLLLFLHIAGRDSALWALTFSRVGSVGCALALGIWTFLRRRPKVSGVRWAAIIPLAATAGLLDTSGNLLYTVSSLMGRLDVAAVLSSLYPAGTILLAVWLLRERATRSQSFGMALAIVAVVMISA; encoded by the coding sequence ATGATGACTGGGGGCGGAGAGGCTTCCGCCCTGGCATTGTTGGCAGCTGTCGTGTGGGGTACCTCGGACTTTTGCGGCGGTATCGTCACCCGTCGTACAACTCCTGCAATTGTCCTGATGATTGCCCACGGACTTGGCCTGCTGGCATTGCTGGCGGCCTTGGCTATACATCCCAGCGGTTTGCCCACACGGCATACTGTGGTTTTTGGATTAATCGCCGGTCTGGCTGGCGGCGTCGGTCTGCTGGCGCTCTACCGCGGACTTTCGCTCGGCTCAATGGGGCTGGTAGCGGCTCTGTCAGGCGTCTTGGCGGCTGCTGTTCCTGTTCTCGTGTCATTCTTTACCGAGGCCCGTCCTTCCCTGCTCAAACTGGCTGGATTCGCCGTGGCCGGGGTCGCCATCTGGCTGATTGCCTATGCGCCTGGAACCGAAGCACATCCTCACGGGTTGGGGCTGGGTGTGCTTGCTGGCGTTTGTTTTGGGTTATTACTTCTATTTCTTCACATAGCTGGAAGAGACAGCGCGCTGTGGGCGCTTACCTTCTCTCGCGTCGGATCGGTCGGTTGTGCCCTGGCTTTGGGGATATGGACGTTCTTGCGTCGCCGCCCAAAAGTTTCAGGGGTAAGATGGGCCGCCATTATTCCGCTCGCTGCGACGGCTGGCCTTCTGGACACCTCGGGAAACCTGCTTTACACCGTGTCTTCGCTCATGGGGCGGCTCGATGTAGCCGCTGTGCTCTCGTCGCTATATCCGGCAGGCACAATCTTGCTGGCGGTGTGGCTGTTGCGAGAACGGGCTACACGGAGCCAGAGCTTTGGTATGGCGCTGGCAATAGTTGCAGTCGTAATGATTTCAGCTTAG